The Fructilactobacillus ixorae genome has a window encoding:
- a CDS encoding ABC transporter permease, whose amino-acid sequence MAQNLPPQETEFQFVSNDLSNLPTSGEVVGDSRTYFQDVKRRFVHNRIAMVSGVLLVIIILIAFLGPAFVPTDPNAQNVLFANLPPKLGNLNIPGLNGMQTVAGHTVDAYQQAHVPHGTYYLFGTDYLGRDLFARVLYGTRLSIIVAIIATLLDLFIGVPYGIVSGLASERVDTFMQRIIEIISSVPDLIVVILLLIVLKPGLTSIIIAIAFTGWITMARLVRAQVFKLKENEYVLASQTLGESKPKIAWKHLIPNLSSTIIIQTMFSIPTAIFFEAFLSFIGIGIPAPNASLGTLMSDGQKAFHFLPYQMWIPALILSLIMITTNLVGDGMRDAFDPQSD is encoded by the coding sequence ATGGCACAAAATTTACCCCCACAGGAAACCGAATTTCAATTCGTCAGTAACGACCTCTCCAACCTTCCGACTTCCGGTGAGGTGGTCGGTGATTCTCGAACCTACTTTCAAGACGTTAAGCGCCGGTTTGTTCACAATCGAATCGCAATGGTGTCGGGAGTCCTGCTCGTAATCATCATTTTAATTGCCTTCCTCGGCCCGGCGTTCGTTCCCACGGACCCGAATGCCCAAAACGTGCTATTCGCCAACCTCCCGCCCAAACTCGGTAACCTCAACATTCCCGGCTTAAACGGAATGCAGACCGTGGCCGGTCATACCGTTGACGCCTACCAACAGGCTCATGTGCCTCACGGGACTTACTACCTGTTTGGAACTGACTACCTCGGGCGGGACCTGTTTGCTCGGGTTCTCTACGGAACGCGGTTATCAATCATCGTGGCCATCATTGCTACCCTTCTGGACTTATTCATTGGGGTCCCATACGGAATTGTTTCTGGACTAGCCAGTGAACGAGTGGATACGTTTATGCAACGGATTATCGAAATTATTTCGTCCGTTCCGGACCTAATCGTCGTAATTCTGTTGTTGATTGTGCTTAAACCTGGTTTGACCTCAATCATCATTGCGATTGCCTTTACCGGTTGGATCACAATGGCCCGGTTAGTCCGGGCGCAGGTCTTCAAACTGAAGGAAAACGAATACGTGTTAGCTTCCCAAACCCTAGGAGAATCCAAACCGAAGATTGCTTGGAAACACTTAATTCCAAACCTGAGTTCCACCATCATCATTCAAACGATGTTCTCCATCCCAACTGCGATCTTCTTTGAAGCCTTCCTAAGCTTCATTGGAATCGGGATTCCAGCTCCAAATGCTTCCCTTGGGACGCTTATGAGTGATGGCCAAAAGGCTTTCCACTTCTTGCCGTACCAGATGTGGATTCCCGCCTTAATCCTGAGTTTGATCATGATCACAACCAACCTCGTTGGCGATGGCATGCGCGATGCCTTTGACCCACAATCTGATTAG
- a CDS encoding ABC transporter ATP-binding protein, whose translation MTENILNVQNLEVDFTTLNGTVHAIRDVSFNLKKGETLALVGESGSGKSVTVRSVIQLYAKNAIVTGGTVTFHDQDLLRLHPKQMDKIRGKDISMIFQDPMTSLDPTMPIGKQVAEPLLTHGEASRSDAMKRSQEVLELVGIPNAKERMKDYPHQFSGGQRQRIVIAMAIIDNPEILIADEPTTALDVTVQAQIIKLLKELQQKIGTSIIFITHDLGVVAGIADRVAVMYAGKIIEYGQTDEIYYDPRHPYTWGLLDSMPTLDIQGQRLKAIPGTPANLINPPKGDAFAPRNPYALKIDERLQPPFFKVTDTHYAATWLLDPRAPKVTPPASIQKRFAKYQQLRGEQDA comes from the coding sequence ATGACTGAAAACATTTTAAACGTACAAAATCTCGAAGTGGACTTTACCACGCTCAATGGAACCGTGCACGCAATTCGGGACGTTAGTTTTAACCTGAAAAAAGGGGAAACCCTAGCTCTCGTTGGGGAATCGGGTTCCGGAAAGTCCGTCACCGTGCGGAGCGTGATCCAACTGTACGCTAAGAACGCAATTGTGACCGGTGGAACCGTCACTTTCCATGATCAAGACCTCCTCCGCTTACATCCAAAGCAAATGGATAAGATTCGTGGGAAAGACATCTCGATGATCTTTCAGGACCCGATGACGTCTCTCGACCCGACGATGCCAATTGGTAAGCAGGTCGCCGAACCACTCCTAACCCACGGAGAAGCCTCGAGATCAGACGCCATGAAGCGGTCGCAAGAAGTCCTCGAACTGGTGGGCATTCCGAACGCTAAGGAACGAATGAAGGACTATCCCCACCAGTTCTCCGGGGGGCAACGGCAACGGATCGTAATTGCCATGGCGATTATTGATAATCCCGAAATTTTAATTGCTGATGAACCAACGACGGCCCTTGACGTGACCGTTCAAGCTCAAATTATTAAGCTGTTAAAGGAGCTCCAACAAAAGATTGGGACTTCGATCATCTTTATTACCCACGACCTCGGTGTAGTGGCAGGGATTGCCGATCGGGTGGCCGTTATGTACGCCGGTAAAATCATCGAATACGGCCAAACGGACGAGATTTACTATGATCCCCGCCACCCCTATACCTGGGGGCTGCTCGATTCGATGCCAACCCTGGATATTCAGGGACAACGCCTCAAAGCCATCCCTGGGACGCCGGCCAACTTGATCAATCCGCCGAAGGGGGATGCCTTTGCGCCCCGGAATCCCTACGCCTTAAAAATTGATGAACGGTTACAACCACCCTTCTTCAAAGTGACCGATACCCACTACGCTGCCACTTGGTTGTTAGATCCGCGGGCGCCCAAGGTGACACCCCCGGCTTCCATCCAAAAACGGTTTGCCAAATACCAACAACTGCGAGGTGAACAAGATGCCTAA
- a CDS encoding ABC transporter ATP-binding protein: protein MPKSEQKPIVKVRHLKQYFNEGKKDEVKAVDDVSFDIYQGETLGLVGESGSGKTTTGRSIIRLYNPTSGDVYFHDENIAKLKHRHLKDFRKQMQMIFQDPYASLDPRMKVKDIIAEGIDIHHLAKNHEDRDHQVAELLKQVNLNPEFANRYPHEFSGGQRQRIGIARALAVQPDFIIADEPISALDVSIQAQVVNLLQDIQEEQGLTYLFIAHDLSMVKYISDRIAVLYKGKIVEMAETEEVYNNPLHPYTQSLLSAVPVPDPEQEKQHHIIEFDHSHPFKAGEQLREVKPGHFLYCDEATAKQYQ, encoded by the coding sequence ATGCCTAAGTCCGAACAAAAACCAATCGTAAAGGTCCGCCACTTAAAGCAGTACTTTAACGAAGGTAAAAAAGATGAAGTCAAAGCGGTTGACGACGTTTCTTTCGACATCTACCAGGGTGAAACGTTGGGACTCGTTGGAGAATCCGGTTCCGGAAAAACCACTACCGGCCGGAGTATCATCCGCCTCTACAACCCGACCAGTGGGGACGTTTACTTCCACGATGAAAACATCGCGAAGTTAAAACACCGCCACCTAAAGGATTTTCGGAAGCAAATGCAAATGATCTTTCAGGATCCGTATGCCTCGCTCGATCCGCGAATGAAAGTCAAAGACATCATTGCCGAGGGAATTGACATTCACCACCTGGCTAAGAACCACGAGGATCGGGACCATCAGGTAGCAGAACTTTTAAAGCAGGTTAATTTAAACCCGGAATTTGCCAACCGGTACCCCCATGAATTCTCCGGAGGCCAACGGCAACGAATCGGGATTGCCCGGGCCCTCGCCGTCCAACCAGACTTCATCATTGCCGACGAACCCATTTCCGCGCTGGACGTTTCGATTCAAGCGCAGGTGGTGAACCTGTTGCAAGACATCCAAGAAGAACAAGGTCTAACCTACCTGTTCATCGCCCACGACTTGTCAATGGTGAAGTACATTAGCGACCGCATCGCCGTGCTCTACAAGGGGAAAATCGTCGAAATGGCAGAGACCGAAGAGGTGTATAACAACCCCTTGCATCCCTACACCCAGAGCCTACTTTCGGCGGTCCCCGTGCCTGATCCAGAACAAGAAAAGCAGCATCACATCATCGAATTTGACCACTCGCATCCCTTTAAAGCGGGAGAGCAACTCCGCGAGGTCAAACCGGGTCACTTCCTCTACTGCGATGAAGCGACGGCCAAACAATATCAATAA
- a CDS encoding ABC transporter permease, translating to MSNLIVSNTALALTGVFVVFAMWIGYREHLGITKDLIVATIRCVIQLFVVGYVLKYVFQVNNWLLTLTLILIIIFNGAYNAKGRSGGLRNAFWISLTAIATSTLVILLVLVLDGALKFIPSQIIPVSGMIVSNSMVSMGLCFRTMNSMFKDRRSQVQEMLALGATPMVASKGIIRDAIKTGLQPTIDSAKTVGLVALPGMMSGMIFAGADPVLAIKYQIMVTFMLLGITSISSIIGCYLGYQSFFNQQSQLIR from the coding sequence ATGAGTAATTTAATTGTTTCCAATACGGCTCTGGCACTCACGGGGGTCTTCGTGGTCTTTGCCATGTGGATTGGATACCGGGAACACCTGGGAATTACCAAGGATCTCATCGTTGCGACGATTCGGTGCGTGATCCAGTTGTTTGTAGTGGGATACGTCCTCAAGTATGTCTTCCAAGTTAACAACTGGTTGCTAACGTTGACTTTGATTTTAATTATCATTTTCAATGGAGCCTACAATGCGAAGGGACGCAGTGGCGGATTACGAAACGCCTTCTGGATTTCGTTAACGGCCATTGCTACGAGTACCCTCGTAATTTTATTGGTCCTGGTGCTCGACGGGGCCTTGAAGTTTATCCCGTCGCAAATCATTCCGGTGTCCGGAATGATCGTTAGTAATTCAATGGTCTCAATGGGGCTCTGTTTCCGGACCATGAATTCGATGTTTAAAGACCGGCGGTCCCAGGTACAAGAAATGTTAGCGCTTGGGGCCACCCCGATGGTAGCCAGCAAGGGAATTATTCGGGATGCAATTAAGACCGGGTTACAACCCACCATTGATAGTGCGAAAACGGTGGGGCTGGTGGCCTTACCGGGGATGATGTCTGGAATGATCTTTGCTGGTGCAGATCCGGTGCTGGCAATTAAGTACCAGATCATGGTGACCTTCATGTTGCTGGGGATTACCTCAATCAGTTCCATCATTGGGTGTTACTTAGGGTATCAAAGTTTCTTTAACCAACAATCACAATTAATTCGCTAA
- a CDS encoding ABC transporter ATP-binding protein → MHQLETHHLCYTVDDRQIIQNLNWAIDPGAVVTITGPSGSGKSTFVKLLAYLLNPTSGTITFEDQALDQLDPITYRREVSYAVQQPTLFGDTVRENLEFPYQIRKQPFDEQHVITALQTVDLGAADLDRQVTSLSGGEKQRIALLRNVLFPPKVLITDEVTTGLDNDSKQSVHKMLAYFNHKYQMTVIMITHDDAEINAAEHLYELKAGQIQEVAKHE, encoded by the coding sequence ATGCATCAGTTAGAAACCCATCATTTGTGTTATACGGTGGATGACCGCCAGATTATTCAAAATCTCAATTGGGCAATCGATCCCGGCGCGGTGGTGACGATTACCGGACCATCTGGGAGTGGGAAGTCGACCTTTGTAAAGCTGTTGGCGTACCTGTTAAATCCCACTAGTGGGACGATCACCTTTGAGGACCAGGCCTTAGACCAACTGGATCCCATCACGTATCGGCGTGAGGTTTCCTACGCCGTGCAACAACCGACTTTGTTTGGGGATACGGTGCGCGAAAACCTGGAGTTTCCCTACCAAATTCGCAAGCAACCGTTTGATGAGCAACACGTCATTACGGCCTTGCAAACGGTGGACCTTGGGGCTGCCGATTTGGACCGGCAGGTGACGAGTCTCTCGGGAGGGGAAAAGCAGCGGATTGCTTTGTTACGGAATGTGCTGTTCCCACCCAAGGTGTTAATTACCGACGAAGTGACCACCGGGCTGGACAATGACAGTAAGCAGAGTGTGCATAAGATGTTAGCTTACTTTAACCACAAGTACCAGATGACGGTGATTATGATCACGCACGATGATGCGGAGATCAACGCCGCCGAACACCTATACGAACTCAAAGCGGGGCAAATTCAGGAGGTAGCTAAACATGAGTAA
- the rlmD gene encoding 23S rRNA (uracil(1939)-C(5))-methyltransferase RlmD, which yields MKKQRKQVSKHTGDVQVQINQCVTVTIKRLGINGEGVGYYRRKLIFIPGALPNEVVQANISEIKPRYLRGIIQQIDKKSPFRVVPRDDYAETVGGLELEILDYPQQLKFKRDLVKQALSRYHPRGFEKYDVRPVIGMQHPYEYRNKAQFQVRTAKDGHVIAGLYREGTHDVVDMETCAVQDPVTMKVMRAVVQMVQELGIPTYDEENNTGILKTIMVRAAHNTDQVQLVFITHANKLLKQHQLIWRIAAELPEVTSIMHNVNPGTSPLIWGDKTTRLAGTETITEKINGLAFALSARAFLQLNSIMTPKLYQLAGQALELAPTDRLVDAYAGVGTIGLTLAKQVAEVRGMETIPEAVEDANQNALTNQIDNAHYFTGKAEELLPEWEADGWYPDALVVDPPRVGLDQKLIDTILATRPRKFVYVSCNQSTLAQDLVQLTKEYKVDYLQPVDMLPQTPHVEIVVKLTLK from the coding sequence ATGAAAAAACAACGCAAGCAAGTTTCAAAGCATACCGGAGACGTCCAGGTGCAAATAAACCAGTGTGTGACCGTCACAATCAAACGCCTGGGGATTAACGGGGAAGGAGTCGGCTACTACCGGCGGAAGTTAATTTTTATTCCAGGCGCCCTTCCAAACGAAGTGGTACAAGCAAACATTAGCGAAATCAAACCACGTTATTTACGCGGGATCATCCAGCAAATTGACAAAAAGAGTCCGTTTCGGGTCGTTCCCCGCGACGACTATGCTGAGACAGTTGGCGGGTTAGAATTAGAAATCCTCGACTATCCCCAACAGCTGAAGTTCAAGCGCGATTTGGTTAAACAAGCGCTCAGTCGGTACCACCCGCGCGGCTTTGAAAAATACGACGTCCGGCCCGTAATTGGCATGCAACATCCCTATGAGTACCGCAACAAGGCGCAGTTCCAGGTGCGAACGGCAAAAGATGGGCACGTGATCGCGGGGCTATACCGGGAAGGGACCCATGACGTCGTGGACATGGAAACCTGTGCTGTGCAGGATCCGGTGACAATGAAGGTTATGCGCGCCGTCGTCCAGATGGTCCAAGAACTGGGAATTCCCACCTATGATGAAGAAAATAACACCGGGATTTTGAAGACCATTATGGTCCGGGCTGCTCACAACACTGACCAGGTTCAACTGGTTTTTATCACCCACGCAAACAAACTCCTTAAGCAACACCAGTTAATTTGGCGGATCGCAGCCGAATTACCGGAAGTGACCTCCATCATGCACAACGTTAATCCGGGAACTTCCCCGCTGATCTGGGGTGACAAGACCACAAGGTTAGCAGGAACTGAAACCATTACCGAAAAAATCAACGGACTCGCCTTTGCCCTATCGGCTCGCGCCTTTCTTCAGTTAAATTCAATTATGACCCCTAAACTGTATCAGTTGGCCGGGCAGGCCCTCGAGTTAGCCCCCACTGATCGCTTAGTCGATGCCTACGCCGGAGTAGGAACAATCGGATTAACCTTGGCAAAGCAGGTTGCGGAAGTCCGAGGAATGGAAACCATTCCGGAAGCGGTGGAAGATGCCAATCAAAATGCGCTTACCAACCAGATTGATAACGCTCACTACTTTACCGGGAAAGCCGAGGAATTGTTACCAGAATGGGAAGCCGATGGTTGGTATCCAGACGCCCTCGTAGTTGATCCCCCGCGAGTTGGCTTAGACCAAAAACTAATTGATACCATTTTAGCTACCCGACCGCGCAAATTTGTCTATGTTTCCTGTAACCAATCAACCTTGGCCCAGGATCTTGTTCAACTAACGAAGGAATACAAGGTCGACTATTTACAGCCGGTCGACATGCTCCCACAAACTCCCCACGTGGAAATCGTGGTGAAATTAACCTTGAAGTAA